The following DNA comes from Opitutaceae bacterium.
CGCATGTGCTTCGGCCAGTGATCCGGGTCGTTGTTCCCGCGCACCGTGAACACAGGGTGACCAAGCACCGAAAGTTCATCCAGTATCCGCGGCGTGCATACATCACCCAGGTGCCAGATCTCGTCTGCCGGAGCGAGTTGGTCGAGAAAGCCGGGCGGATAGCGATTGTGTGTGTCGGCAATGACCGCGATGCGCATCGACCAAATTCAAAGCAGCTCGCGTGCGGGAGAAAAGAACAATGGGCCCAAGGAACCTGACGGCCCCGTCCGGGGGAATTCTCCCATGCTGTAGGGTGAAAACCTTCGTAAAGATTTTCAAATACACTGCGGGCGAACCCACCAGTGACGATGAAAAGGGGAAACAATCTCGTATGTTTAACGACTTTAAGAAGTTTGTTGCCAGCACGGCTGTGAAGGGATCCAACCGCGCGCTCACCGGCCCTGTTCAGGGCTCGGTTTTGATCGTGGATGACGAACCGGACATGCGGGTCATTGGTCGAATCGCCCTGGAACAGATCGGGTACACCGTTGCCGAGGCGGAAAACGGCGCCAAGGCGTTGGAAATCGTTTCCGACCGGTCGCAGAACATCTGCTTGGTCGTATCCGACGTACTTATGCCTGAGATGGATGGGTTTGGCCTCGTCCGCAAGATGCAGGCAATCTGCCCGGGCATGCCTGTGATTTTGCTGAGCGGGCATATTGTCGAGGAGGACCTCTGGGGAGAGTCAAATGCCGGGGTGCGCTACCTCTCCAAACCCTATCATCTGCACGATTTACAAAACGCGGTGATTGACATGGTCGGTCCTGTGTTGTCCGTAAGTGCTTGACGAGCGGGCCTTCCTGGCCCGGCGAGGTCTCGCGCGACATGGACGAACAACTTATCCTCACCGGGGCAATGCTCCGGCTGAACCCGGCCCTCCAGCGGGCGGTGCCGGCGAAAGGCACGGCTGTTCTCAAAGGACGTCACCCGGGCGCGACCTACCTCACCGTGAGCGACTCACAGTGGGATGTGCTTCGGAATTTCCTGAATCCGATAACGGTTCCCGACGTTCTCCGTGTCCTTATTTTGCGCCGTGCCGCCATCCCCCTCCGCGAGTTCTATGAACTGATCTTGAAGGCCCACCGTGCCGGGGTCTTGATCACCTCGCCTTCGCTTCCGGACGAGGAGCCAAGGGTGTGGCATTGGTGGCGGATGCCCGGGAATATTTTCATGTTGCCTGCCTGGGCGGGGGCCGGGTTCGCCTTTCTCTGGCTCGCCTTGAATGGACTGCCATTGCCGGTGACCTGGCAGGCAGAAGGAGTGCAGGTGCTCCTGGGCTGGGTGGGGGCCTGCGTGGCGCTCACGCTCGGCGATTTCATGGCCGCCTGCGTGCTCAGCCATGTGCGCTCCGTCGCCCCTCTTCCCCATTTTGAGTGGCGGACGGTTTGCCCGCATTTTGCCGTTCGCCTCGACGATGTGCAGACGCTGTCGCGCCAGGAGCAGGTGGGCGTGTGGAGCGCGCGTCTTTTCCCGCTCGCCATGTCAACGGCCGGCTTTGTCGGGCTTGCCGGGCACTTGTGGCCGTCCGCGGCGCTGGTCCCGCTGCTCGCGCTTTTGGTGGGGCTCCGACCCTTTGGCGGCGGAATCCTGATGCCGGTCCTGTCGGCCCTACTTCGTGGTGAGGTGCTCGACACGCACAAGGAACTGCTCTTCTCGGGAAACAGGCGCTGGTCCATCCGCCTAGCGTTCGGCCTCAAGCGGGTCAACTCGACTTACGTCTTCACCCGCCTCGCCGCCGGCGTACTGTGGGCGTTTTTCCTCGTGACGCTCAGCCTTCGCTCGGTTGGTTCGGGAGTGCTTGAAGTGTATTCAGACGCTGGATACTGGCGCAATGTGGGTGTATGGCTCCTTGCCGGCGTGACGGCGTCGCTCGCAGTGTCGGTGGCGCCACCCGCGTGGCGGAGACTCAGGCGTTCCTCGACGCGGGCGTTCCGGGGCGTGATGCGTCACCTGCGGTGGTGGATTGCCGATGTCGAGCTCATGGGCTCGCACGCTGCAATCCTGCAGACGATGGCGGCCTCGCTGGTCTTCCGGCGGCTGAGCCAGGCCTCGCGGCTCGGCCTTGTTGTGTCGGGGGAGGTGCGCCGGATGGCTCCCTGGAAAACGTGGGGTGGGACCGGGCAGCCAGTGCCGGTGGGAATGATCCTGTCCGGACGCGTCGTCGTGCTTCGTTCCTTGCGGCCAGGTAAATTTCAACAGGTGGCGGTTTTCGAGGAAGGCGACGTGATCGGCTCGGAACCCTGGACGGATGTGGATGGCGGCGCGGTGCAGGTCCGCACGCTTTCCCCGGTCATTCTCTTGGAATGGACCCCGGAGACCTTCGGCGAAAAGGTCGTCAATGAGCTCGGCGTTACCGCCGCCGGCGACCTGATGGTGAAAGTGCCCTTCCTGAGGCCGTTGCCCCTCTGCTGCGGATGGCACCCCCAAGCGATTGGACGCTTTGCGCAGATCGCCCGTTTTACGACCTTCGAGCCTAACCACCATGTTCTTGCCGAGGGTGAGGCCGTGCTTTGGTTCTTCATCCTGTTCACCGGCAAGGTGGGGACCCGAAAACGGCGCGGCAGGCGCGCCAGGCTCGTACCCGGGGACTATTTTGGCGAGATCAGCCTGATGCGTCAGGACGTTGCGACAGCAGATGTGGTCACGATCGGGCCGGCGAGGTGCCTTTTGATTCATCGTCCGGAGTTTCTCCGGTTCATGACCCATAACCCCTTCGTCGCTCTCGAAGTCGAGGAGGTCAGCTCCAAGCGTTTTGGTCGGCCGGTCTTCCCCTACCGGAAGTAGTCGACCCCTTGGCCGGTGACTCAGCTCCGGCCGTACTCGGCGGCCAAGGCTCGGGTAATTGAATCACAAATGCCAATCAAGCGGTCCCGAAGCGGCTCGGCGCGGCGTGAGAAGGCGCGTTGAAGCCGCTCGTACTCGGCTTTTCCATCCGGTGTCTCGATGCACACCGGCTCGAAGCCGAGCGCCGACAGGTCGTAGGGGCTTGCCCGCATGTCGAGCTCGCGGATTTCCAAGGCGAGTTCAAAGCAGTCAGCGACGAGTTCGGAAGGGGAGTAGGGCGCGAGTTTGAAGGCCCATTTGTATAGGTCCATGTTGGCATGAAGGCAGCCACGCTGTTCCATCGCCACGGTGCCCTCCCTTGTGAGGTGCTGCTTGTTGAGGGGCCTTGCTGGTTCGGTAAAAAAACGGAAGGCATCGAAATGCGTGCAGCACAGCGCGTGACCCTCGACAACAGCGGACACTTCAGCCGACGTAAGCCGGAGAGGCCAGCGGGCGTGGCGGATCTCCTGCGGCGGGAGGCGGTACACCATCGCCCATTCATGAAGTCCAAAACAGCCGAATAGGGCAGGGCGCGATTGTGTGCTCGCGAGCATTCCACGAAGCCAGGAGAGCGTTTCACGGCGGGAGGGTGACAAGAATGAGGGATCGGCTGAGATGATCTCCCCTTGTTGCCTGTAGCCCGAACGCGTTGCATAGGCCAGGGCTGCGGCACCTTTGAGCCCGTGCCCAATGCCGGGATGCCACCGCCGTAGCCACGCGGGGCGGAAGGCATAATAATCGAATAGAAAGTCATACACCGGGTGTCGCTCGCCCCGTGAGGCACGTTCCTGATGGGGGTCAGTCCATTGCCTCACACGTGCTTCATGCGCAGCAGCGAGAGCCAGCCACTCATTTTCTTCAAAGCACGTCTCAGGCAGCACTCCCGGCATTTTCAGGACGCAAACAATGGCTTCGTGTAGGCCCCGGAGGCTGTCAGCGCCTCCAGCGCTGCGGTGACCTTGGGTTTGTCTTCGCGATAGGTGACGCCGAACCAGTCACTTTCGGCCGGGACGACTCTCACTCGCAGGCTCCCGGTAGCAACGAGGTCTGACACGGCACCCGGAAGGTAGAACTCCGATGTGAGCGGGTCGCCCTTTTCGAGGCTTGCCAGAAAACCGAGGAAGGCGCCGTGCAGGCCCGGTAGAAAATCCGGGCCGAAGCCCCAGCAATTCATGGAAACGATTTCGTCTCCACTGAAGCTCCTGGAGGCGCCCACAGCCTCCGGTCTGATTCCCTTGTGCTCGGTGACCGAACGCAGGAGCCCATCAGGACCCACTTCGCACACCCCCCGTGAAACCGCGCCGTTCTCTGAAAGGGTCCTGCGGAGGGTATAGCCTGCAAGAGCCGCTTCGCCGGCCCTTTGGGTGCGCAAAAAATGGGCGAGTTGTTCGAACGCGGCGCGCCCGTAGAAATCATCCGCGTTGATCACCGCAAACGGGCCGTTGAGTTGCGCGCGGGCGCACCAAGTCGCATGTCCCGTCCCCCATGGCTTCACACGACCTGGCGGAGGGGCAAAGCCCTCGGGGAGGCGCTCCAGTGATTGAAAGGCATACTCCACCTCAACCCGATCTCGATAGCGCGCTCCGATCTGCTCTCGGAATGTGGCTTCGAAGTCGCGACGGATCACGAACAGCACTCGGTCGAAACCCGACTTCAGCGCGTCATGCACCGAGTAATCGAGCAAGGTCTCCCCGCAGGGGCCAACCGGCTCAAGCTGCTTGAGGCCGCCGAAACGCGAGCCCATGCCCGCCGCGAGAATCAGGAGTGTGAGTGCCATTCAGGCGCACAGAAAGAGGGATCTCGCGAAGCCCCGCCAGCCTTTTGAAATTCGGTGCAACAAAAAGGCCGAGGCATTCGCCTCGGCCTGGTGAATCTCACTTCAACGACCACTCACATGTCCTTGAAGAAACGGTCGTCATTCCCGCTTGAGGGGTGCGTCGAACGGTTGGGAATCTGGTTGCCAGCAGTCACTGCCTTCGCGACACGGGCGGGTGCAGGCTGGGCTTGAACGGGCTTCGCGGGGGCCTTTGCAGGTGCCGCCTTTGCCACGGGTTTGGCTTCAACTTTTGGCTCTTCGTGGTGTGCCGACTCCGATTCCTGCTCGTCAGAGCCGGAAAGGGCGACGCCGGCACCGCCGACCATGTTGTTGAGTTCGCCGATGATTTCCTTGAGCTGGGCAGCCTGGTTGCTGAGTTCGGCAGCGGCCGCGCTTGTTTCCTCGGCGGTAGCTGCATTGGCCTGGGTGACTTGGTCCATGTCGGACACAGCCCGGGCCACCTGGTCGATACCCTGGCTCTGCTCCTGGGAGGCGACTGCGATCTCTGCGATCAGTTCGTCGACTTGGCGGGCCTTGTTGTTAATTTCATCCAGGCTCTTCGCGACCTTCTCGGAAATCTTGGCGCCTTGCTCGGACTTGGCCGTGGCGTCGGAAATCTTCTGGGCTGTCTCGCGAGCGGCCTGCACGCTGCGCTGCGCGAGCGAGCGGACTTCGTCAGCAACCACCGCGAAGCCCAATCCGGCCTCACCGGCTCGCGCCGCTTCGACGGCTGCGTTCAGCGCCAGAAGGTTCGTTTGAAAAGCGATCTCATCGATGGTCTTGATGATCTTCGAAATCTCGGAGCTTGAAGCCTGAATGGCTGCCATCGCCGACTTCATTTCCTTCATGTCCTCTGTGCCGGCATCGGCGGCGACGCGGGTCTGATTGGCGAGGGCCTTTGCAGACTGGGCATTCTCCGCGTTCTTCCGCGTCATGCTGGCCATCTCTTCGAGCGAAGCAGAGCTTTCCTCAAGCGAGGCTGCCTGGCGGGACGAACCTTCGGCCATTGACTGGCTTGCGGACGTGACCTGCGATGAAGCCGTGGCGGTCTGGTTGGCACCAGCGGAAAGGCGTTCGCTGATCCGGGAAATTGGCTTGGTCACGCGACGAATGATGAACCACGCACCCACAAGGCCGAGCACAACGCCACCCACCGACAAGGTCAGAACCAGCGCATTGTTGCGCTTCTGCTCGTCGCGAATCTGGGCGTCCAGTTGGGTCTGCATCTCGTGGACGGACGTGCGGACATTGCTGATCTTTTGCGTAAAGAGGGGGGCGAGGCGATCGAGGTCTCCACTGACCACAAGCGCGCGGGCTTCTGTCGCGGCGACCACCTGTTCGAAACCATCGAGATAAGCTGCGGCGGCTTGGCTCAGGTCGTTGAGCAGTTTGGCCTTCGCCGGGTCTGCGAGCGAGGCGTCGAGGGCTTCCGCTTCCTGGAGGTCCTTGAGAATGCTGGCCACGGTCTTGTTCAGCGCAGCGAAAGACTCACGAACTTTAGTCGAATGAGCGGCGTCGCGGGTGAGCAGGAAGCTATTCACCGAAGCTTCGGCGGAAAAGAAATTCTGGAGTGCGCTGGAGGTTTGGAAGGACGCGTTCTGGTCGCCGCTCTTTCGCGCGGACACCAGGAGTTCACGGAGACCATTCGCGATTAACTCGGATTGGGGGGTCAAAATCTCGCCCACGACCTTCTGGCGCTGGTGCGACAGATCGACCACTTTCTGGAACGCAGCCGTGTATTCGACCAAAAGTTTGGTGGCGTCAGCGACATCCTTTGCGCGGCTCGGCTCGGTGATCTCCTGGCCGGCCTTCGACATCGCCTGCTCGAGGGCTTTCTGATTCTTCTGGAAGTTCTCGTAGCTCGCGTCAGTGCCAGTGGCGAGGAACTCATTCACGCCCATGCGAAGCGAGAGCATCGAGGTTTCCAACGAACCGGCGAGGTTGGTCTCAGCCGTGCTGTTGGAGAACTGCGCCAGACCTTGTGACGAGCGGTCGAGGGCGAAGTATGCGATCCCGGCGACCGCGACAAAGAGGACGAAGACGAACGCGAATCCAGAGACGATCGTTCGACCGATAGTGAGGGACGGTAGTTTCACAGGGGTGTATATATAGGGTTGAAGCGATTACTCCTCAGCGGTGAAACGCAGAGGCACGGTGACCTTTACCTTGACGGCGTTGCCATCCTTCTTTGCAGGCTTGAACTTCCACTTCTCAACCGCTTCGACCGCAGGAGAGTCGAATTCAGGATTGGTGGACTTGGCAACGGTTGCCTTGATAACATTCCCCCCCTCATCGATGACGATAGACACCGCAACAATACCGGAGACACCTTCGCGCTTCATCGCATCGGGATAACGCGGCGGCGGGGTCTTCAGCGGGACGGGTTTCTCGTCAACTTGTGTATAAACAGTATCGTCTGCACGCATTGTGCTGGTGATGGCGAGCACGCTGACGGCTAAGGCGACGAAGATATTTCGACAGAAATGTTTCATGGACGATAAGCAGGGCAGTTTCCCCGTTTATCGACCTTGCAGCTCCCGACTTAAGTGAGACAATCGCCTGTATTACCAGTAAAAGGACGTTTGTCGTAAAGCTTCTTGGCCTCCCGAGCGAACGTCGCCTCCTACTGTTCGTGTCTGCCCACACTCCCCGCATCAGGGGATGTTAGTGCCTTGTTTACGAGGGCGCCAACAGTCGGTGAAAATGGCAAAGCGAGCGCCAACGCGTGCGCGCCAGGGCTCATTTTCTTCCATGTCTTCCGTATAATTTCGATGAACTTGTCCTCGGTGTAATCCGCATGGGAGGCGGCGAAGTCGTTGATTTCGTTCTCCAGAAATACGAGGCATGCGGCGTCTTCCAGCGCCTGGGTTCCCACATTTGTTTTCAGTCCTGTCTTCGAGACCCATGTCGCCACTTCAGCGGCTTCGTCTGCGGGGACCTCGCTTGCCAGCAACACCTCTCGCGCGCGTTCGGCTTGTTTTATGTAGAGCGAACGACGCCACTGCAGGTAGCCAGTCCGGCCTTCCGGGAATGTGGAGCGCGGGACCAGCCACCGTTCAAGGTGCTGGCAACGTGCCGCGAGCCGCAGCAAAGGCGCGGGCGAAGGATTCAGGCGCTCGATCCACTTTTCCATTCGATCGGCATACTCCAGTTCAGCCGGTCGACCGTCGGGAGTCCGGCATGGGTCGGCGGCGTGCAAAGCGTCAATGGTGGAGCGGGCGCGATCGTAGCGGTCCATGGCACCCAATCCATTTCCCCCCGCTGCCATTGGCAAGCCTAGTGCGCGTGCGCTTCGGCAGGGTCCGGAGGCGCCTCCTGGTGCGTTTCGCCCGGTGTCTCGTGTGACGGATCGGGCGAACCCTGAGCATTGGCAGCATGCCCTGTGTCGGTGCCGTTGTCTTGCGCATGCCCCGTCTTTGCAGCTTCTTCCTTGATGAGACTGGTGGTGTTTCGGATCGGCGGCGTGCCTTGGAGTGGCCGGTAGAATTCCACGCGTCCCGTTTCCAAGTCGTAGAAAGCGCCGATGATGTCGATCAAGCCACGGTCATGCATCTCGCGCAGGACGGAGCTCCGGTCCCGAATCATGCGCACGGTGTGGATCACATTCATCCGGGCTCCACGATCGATGAAATCGTGGTTCTTCGACGTCCTGGGTTTTCCGTCATCGGGGATGGCAGCAAGTGCCGACCGGAGCTTGGCGCAAAGGGGTGTGAGGTTGCCGAGAAGCACATTGTCTGCCGCGCCCTTGACTGCTCCGCAGGAGGAGTGTCCGAGCACCACCAGGAGTTTGGCGCCGGCGACTTTGTGGGCGTATTCCAGCGATCCGAGAATGTCATCGTTCACGATGTTCCCGGCGATCCGGCAATTGAACAGGTCGCCCAAGTTTGCGTCGAAGATGTACTCGACTGAGGTGCGGGAATCCATGCAACTCACGATCGATGCATAGGGGTGCTGGCCATGGGCGAGTGCTTCGCGCTGGTTGGTCAGGTTGCGATGGGCCTGGGAGCCGTTTCGGAAGCGCTCATTTCCAGCCTTCAGCCATTCGTAGGCCTGCGTGGGGGTGGTCTGGTCCTGCCGCTCCTCGGTCATGATTCCCGAAGCGGCAATGGCGGACGAGCTCAGGTACGTACTGTCGCTCGCGTGGAGACAGGGCGCGATACAGGAAGAAAGGGTGAGCGCGTGGAGCACCCCCGCCGAAAGGGAACTTGGCCAACGTTTCATGGGAAATGGCAAAAGCCTGACCCTGTCTATCGGAGCGTTTCAGCGTAGGGTTAACTCCCTGTGCGCGTTTCGGCAAACAATCATAGAAATCTACGGGGGGATATCATACTTCACTCATTGCCCGCTTTCGCTGAAGGACTAGCGTCCGCCACCATGGAATCCCGTCTGCTCACCTCTTATGCCGACCGAATCGAGGCCGATCTCCGGCACAACATCCTGCCCTTCTGGCAGCGCCATGCGATCGATCGCGAGAAAGGAGGGATCATCGGGGAACTCGGTCTCGACGGACGACCGGTGGCCGGGGTGGAGCGCGGGTCCCTGCTGACTTCGCGTATGCTGTGGACGTTTTCCTCGGCCTACCGCCTGCACCGCGACCCCGGGTACCGCGCAACGGCAGAGTGGATGAAAGCGGACCTCGTGACACGCTTTTGGGATCCTGTCCATGGAGGCCTTTACTGGTCCATCGACGGCGAGGGGAAACCTGCCCGCACGCGGAAACAGATCTATGGAATCGCCTTCGGGGTCTACGCGCTTACGGAACACTATCGGGCGACGGGAAGCCGCGATTCGCTTGACCGTGCAATCTCCCTGTTCCACGCCATCGAGCGGCATGCTTGGGATCCGGTTTGTCTCGGGTATTTCGAGGCCTGCAGCCGCGAATGGACACTCCTCGATGACTGGCGGCTGAGTGAAAAGGACATGAACGAGCCGAAGTCGCAGAATACCCACCTCCACATCATGGAGGCCTACATGAACCTGTTGCGCGTCTGGCCCGCGGATGAGGTCCGCAACGCCCTCGCGCGGCTGCTCGGGCTCATGCTCGAAAAGGTATTGGATGCCCGTTCACACCATCTCGGGCTTTTCTTCGACGCCTCCTGGGCGTGGCGGACAAACCGCATTTCCTATGGCCACGATATTGAAGCTGCTTGGTTGATGACCGAGGCCGCGGAGGTGCTTGGGGACCCCGTAGTGCTTGACCGGATACAAAAAGAGGCGGTTGCGATCGCTGAAGTGACCCTCAAGGAGGGCGTCGATGCTGATGGTGCGATCCTCTACGAAGGCCTTCCCGACGGCACCTACACCAACACAATGAAGGACTGGTGGCCGCAGATCGAAGGCGCGATCGGCTTCTTGAACGCCTATGAGATCGGTCGCGATGAACGCCACCTCAAGGCGGCGCTAAAGCTTTGGGACGTCATCGCCTCGCATTACATCGATAGGGGCGAAGGTGAATGGCACCAGAATCTCGACCGTTCGCTTGCCGTGGTGCCGGCCGCCAAGATCTCGTTTTGGAAGTGCCCCTACCACAACGGGCGGGGCTGCATGGAGCTGCCAATCCGTTTGCGTCGCCTCGCAGCAGCGCGCTAGGCCATGGCCCGAGCGCTCTTGGGCTGGAACGCCTCCTGGGCCAGTGGAAATTTCAGCACGAACACCGCGCCGCCATCGGGGTGGTTATGGGCGCCGAGGCTTCCGCCTGTTTTCACGACCTGGTCGCGGGTGATGTAAAGACCGAGGCCGATGCCGTCTTCCTTGGTGGTGACGAATGGCCGGAACAACCGGCCCAGTATCACCTGGGGGATGCCCGGGCCATTGTCGCGGACCGTGAGCTCGTAGTGCCCGTCGGTTGTCCTTCCGCTGACCCAGAGCACACGCGCACGCCCGGCCTGAATGGCCATGGCTTCAATGGCATTGAGCGAAAGATTCAGCAGCGCCTGTTTGAAGACGACCGGATCGCCCATCACATCGGCGCTGTCGGAAAGGTCGGTCTTGATCTCGACGAAGCTGGAGGCGGCCTTGGGTTGCACCAAGGTCAGGGTGTCGAGGATCAGCGGCCCCGGCGCAAAGCCGGTGATTGCGTAGGTTTCCGAACGGCCGAGGCGAAGCAACTGCGAGAGGGTTTCCTCGATCCGGGCCAGCTCGCGCGGAATCACGTCAAAGTACTCGGAACGAAACGTGTCATCCTGGTACCGAGTCGGGAGCATCTTGAAGAAGAGCCGGAGAGCGGCCAAGGGCTGTTTCACCTCGTGAATGACGCTGGCGCTGATGAGCCCGATGGCCATCATTTGGCCTGCGTGCTGGGCTTGGGCCGAGGCTTCAAGGGTGGTGAGACTCGCGGCGGCTGACTCAACCATGAGGCCCAGGCTTTCGATCTCGTAGAACGTGTAGGTCTGCTCATCGTGGCGCGGTCCGAGGGCGACCGCGATGCTGACATTCTGCGGCGACGCCTGGCTTACCAGGAGAAGCGAAATGTGCTCTTGGAGTACCCAACCCAGGATCGGTTCCTGGCGCAGCACCTCCGGCGTGATTCCACTGCTGGCCACCCAATCCGTTCGGCCACTCTGGTCCCACTTCAGTGCGGCATGGGGAAGCCTGAACGCGCCACGTTGAAAAACTCCTGGCTGCACCTCGGAGAGGAGGTAGGCGCGGGCCGTGCCGGTGCTCTCGGCGAAGATTCGCTCGAGGTGAGCGATGGCAATGTCTGAGGAAATCGCTCCCCGTGTGAGCTCATTCACCTGCCTTTGAAAACCCGCAATTGAGCGATTCAGGAGAAAATTCTCCCGGCGCAGAAGCGAACGTGTGATTGAGACACCAATCACACCCGCGCCGATGCTTGCGGCGAGATCCGCCATCAGGTGAGTCATTGATGTGAAGGCCATCAACAGGTTGTTTAGCAGCAGAAATACGGTGGCGATTGCGAACACCATGATGCTCGTCCGCGCAAGCAGCTTGACGACAGCGCGGGCGTCGTAGATCCCGCGCACGACAATGATCCAAGCGAGAACAAAGGCGTAGACGATGACGATTAGCGCGTATTCAGCAGGGGGGAGTGTTGCCTTTTTGCTCACCGCAACGAGAAAGGCGCTGACCACTGCGATGGTCCCTGCAGCTGAGATCACGGCGAGCCACATCTCGTCGCGTCGGCGTCCCTGGATCTGTCCAAGCCTCCGATAGCCGGTGAAGGCAATCCACGCCATCGCCAGGCAAAGGGCGACGTGGTAAAGGATCCAAAGCACCCCGTAGTTAGCTCCGCCTGGCGTTACGTTTGGGGTGACGAACTGATTGAAGGGCGTGCACGCCATGAGCACGGCGCTGATGCCACCCCAGACGTAGTGAATGCGTCGGGCAACGACCGGACGTGGGAGCTGGGACGTGATAACCTCCCGCACGAAAGCGAGGACCCACGGCAGCAAGGAGGCCACCGCGGAACCCACCCGCAGGTGTGTCAGCGCGTTTGCTCCGGGCTGCACAGAGAAGCTGTAGTTGAACGTCCAAATGCCAGCGAT
Coding sequences within:
- a CDS encoding response regulator; this encodes MKTFVKIFKYTAGEPTSDDEKGKQSRMFNDFKKFVASTAVKGSNRALTGPVQGSVLIVDDEPDMRVIGRIALEQIGYTVAEAENGAKALEIVSDRSQNICLVVSDVLMPEMDGFGLVRKMQAICPGMPVILLSGHIVEEDLWGESNAGVRYLSKPYHLHDLQNAVIDMVGPVLSVSA
- a CDS encoding cyclic nucleotide-binding domain-containing protein, with the translated sequence MDEQLILTGAMLRLNPALQRAVPAKGTAVLKGRHPGATYLTVSDSQWDVLRNFLNPITVPDVLRVLILRRAAIPLREFYELILKAHRAGVLITSPSLPDEEPRVWHWWRMPGNIFMLPAWAGAGFAFLWLALNGLPLPVTWQAEGVQVLLGWVGACVALTLGDFMAACVLSHVRSVAPLPHFEWRTVCPHFAVRLDDVQTLSRQEQVGVWSARLFPLAMSTAGFVGLAGHLWPSAALVPLLALLVGLRPFGGGILMPVLSALLRGEVLDTHKELLFSGNRRWSIRLAFGLKRVNSTYVFTRLAAGVLWAFFLVTLSLRSVGSGVLEVYSDAGYWRNVGVWLLAGVTASLAVSVAPPAWRRLRRSSTRAFRGVMRHLRWWIADVELMGSHAAILQTMAASLVFRRLSQASRLGLVVSGEVRRMAPWKTWGGTGQPVPVGMILSGRVVVLRSLRPGKFQQVAVFEEGDVIGSEPWTDVDGGAVQVRTLSPVILLEWTPETFGEKVVNELGVTAAGDLMVKVPFLRPLPLCCGWHPQAIGRFAQIARFTTFEPNHHVLAEGEAVLWFFILFTGKVGTRKRRGRRARLVPGDYFGEISLMRQDVATADVVTIGPARCLLIHRPEFLRFMTHNPFVALEVEEVSSKRFGRPVFPYRK
- a CDS encoding 3-methyladenine DNA glycosylase, with the translated sequence MPGVLPETCFEENEWLALAAAHEARVRQWTDPHQERASRGERHPVYDFLFDYYAFRPAWLRRWHPGIGHGLKGAAALAYATRSGYRQQGEIISADPSFLSPSRRETLSWLRGMLASTQSRPALFGCFGLHEWAMVYRLPPQEIRHARWPLRLTSAEVSAVVEGHALCCTHFDAFRFFTEPARPLNKQHLTREGTVAMEQRGCLHANMDLYKWAFKLAPYSPSELVADCFELALEIRELDMRASPYDLSALGFEPVCIETPDGKAEYERLQRAFSRRAEPLRDRLIGICDSITRALAAEYGRS
- a CDS encoding sugar phosphate nucleotidyltransferase — translated: MALTLLILAAGMGSRFGGLKQLEPVGPCGETLLDYSVHDALKSGFDRVLFVIRRDFEATFREQIGARYRDRVEVEYAFQSLERLPEGFAPPPGRVKPWGTGHATWCARAQLNGPFAVINADDFYGRAAFEQLAHFLRTQRAGEAALAGYTLRRTLSENGAVSRGVCEVGPDGLLRSVTEHKGIRPEAVGASRSFSGDEIVSMNCWGFGPDFLPGLHGAFLGFLASLEKGDPLTSEFYLPGAVSDLVATGSLRVRVVPAESDWFGVTYREDKPKVTAALEALTASGAYTKPLFAS
- a CDS encoding methyl-accepting chemotaxis protein encodes the protein MKLPSLTIGRTIVSGFAFVFVLFVAVAGIAYFALDRSSQGLAQFSNSTAETNLAGSLETSMLSLRMGVNEFLATGTDASYENFQKNQKALEQAMSKAGQEITEPSRAKDVADATKLLVEYTAAFQKVVDLSHQRQKVVGEILTPQSELIANGLRELLVSARKSGDQNASFQTSSALQNFFSAEASVNSFLLTRDAAHSTKVRESFAALNKTVASILKDLQEAEALDASLADPAKAKLLNDLSQAAAAYLDGFEQVVAATEARALVVSGDLDRLAPLFTQKISNVRTSVHEMQTQLDAQIRDEQKRNNALVLTLSVGGVVLGLVGAWFIIRRVTKPISRISERLSAGANQTATASSQVTSASQSMAEGSSRQAASLEESSASLEEMASMTRKNAENAQSAKALANQTRVAADAGTEDMKEMKSAMAAIQASSSEISKIIKTIDEIAFQTNLLALNAAVEAARAGEAGLGFAVVADEVRSLAQRSVQAARETAQKISDATAKSEQGAKISEKVAKSLDEINNKARQVDELIAEIAVASQEQSQGIDQVARAVSDMDQVTQANAATAEETSAAAAELSNQAAQLKEIIGELNNMVGGAGVALSGSDEQESESAHHEEPKVEAKPVAKAAPAKAPAKPVQAQPAPARVAKAVTAGNQIPNRSTHPSSGNDDRFFKDM
- a CDS encoding energy transducer TonB, with product MKHFCRNIFVALAVSVLAITSTMRADDTVYTQVDEKPVPLKTPPPRYPDAMKREGVSGIVAVSIVIDEGGNVIKATVAKSTNPEFDSPAVEAVEKWKFKPAKKDGNAVKVKVTVPLRFTAEE
- a CDS encoding DUF4202 domain-containing protein; the encoded protein is MDRYDRARSTIDALHAADPCRTPDGRPAELEYADRMEKWIERLNPSPAPLLRLAARCQHLERWLVPRSTFPEGRTGYLQWRRSLYIKQAERAREVLLASEVPADEAAEVATWVSKTGLKTNVGTQALEDAACLVFLENEINDFAASHADYTEDKFIEIIRKTWKKMSPGAHALALALPFSPTVGALVNKALTSPDAGSVGRHEQ
- a CDS encoding carbonic anhydrase family protein, whose amino-acid sequence is MKRWPSSLSAGVLHALTLSSCIAPCLHASDSTYLSSSAIAASGIMTEERQDQTTPTQAYEWLKAGNERFRNGSQAHRNLTNQREALAHGQHPYASIVSCMDSRTSVEYIFDANLGDLFNCRIAGNIVNDDILGSLEYAHKVAGAKLLVVLGHSSCGAVKGAADNVLLGNLTPLCAKLRSALAAIPDDGKPRTSKNHDFIDRGARMNVIHTVRMIRDRSSVLREMHDRGLIDIIGAFYDLETGRVEFYRPLQGTPPIRNTTSLIKEEAAKTGHAQDNGTDTGHAANAQGSPDPSHETPGETHQEAPPDPAEAHAH
- a CDS encoding AGE family epimerase/isomerase, whose translation is MESRLLTSYADRIEADLRHNILPFWQRHAIDREKGGIIGELGLDGRPVAGVERGSLLTSRMLWTFSSAYRLHRDPGYRATAEWMKADLVTRFWDPVHGGLYWSIDGEGKPARTRKQIYGIAFGVYALTEHYRATGSRDSLDRAISLFHAIERHAWDPVCLGYFEACSREWTLLDDWRLSEKDMNEPKSQNTHLHIMEAYMNLLRVWPADEVRNALARLLGLMLEKVLDARSHHLGLFFDASWAWRTNRISYGHDIEAAWLMTEAAEVLGDPVVLDRIQKEAVAIAEVTLKEGVDADGAILYEGLPDGTYTNTMKDWWPQIEGAIGFLNAYEIGRDERHLKAALKLWDVIASHYIDRGEGEWHQNLDRSLAVVPAAKISFWKCPYHNGRGCMELPIRLRRLAAAR